A DNA window from Polyodon spathula isolate WHYD16114869_AA chromosome 18, ASM1765450v1, whole genome shotgun sequence contains the following coding sequences:
- the LOC121331281 gene encoding transmembrane channel-like protein 7 isoform X1 has protein sequence MESDGAVFHSNTVSSPVSIPSNPLLDQLPSYQSLLYRRKPSAGGSGRDRRRSTSRQRVGSSSSSRWAGFSTEARLPDPTQQRPVRELPVNMKEKRRLARLSSPFRKNNSPETPDDTMKEREERLEQSKDLSRWEQFHLRRLRSWRRFKDESHEVLLTLQLWRKDIHTIEGKFGTGILSYFSFLRFLVLLNFVMFILIFGFITLPVVISSYGVGNSTYSYTEVSDCTTYPSSSRQGLVIFHQYIIDLLSGTGFLEQTYLFYGFYRVSTVHFTKFIYNVPLAYLLVTIGYLLLSLLWIVKRSVEGFKQNLVQDEDHFQSFCNKIFAGWDFCITDESAARLKHSSLQYELKTDLGEERIKQKIAERTRAERGRIYLLRLVLNLFVLGVLAGCFYAIYRATIYSQQVKPQNFILDLIMEYLPSIVITLANFITPLIFDVIIQFEDYTPAFEIRFTLMRCVFVRLASIGVLLFSLWSQITDCVEPCPCGYNHKLYPCWESRVGQEMYKLMIFDFIIIAAVTIFVEFPRKLIVTHCPCALTQWWGQQEFAIPQNVLEIVYGQTICWIGAFYCPLLPAIGTIKYFIIFYIKKVSLMQNCRPSTRPFRASSSNFFFLAVLLIGLAVACVPVGVSIAEINSSKACGPFVNYTTSWAVVPDTIDQLPPGLRSFVLGIGSEAFAVPFFVVVCMVMFYFIALAGAHKRVVNQLREQLVMEGRDKRFLIQKLYQAQKESWMSPHHRSGSGISQPRGSDQLSGVFLEQHTGANMTHA, from the exons ATGGAGTCCGACGGGG CTGTGTTCCACTCAAACACTGTCAGCAGTCCGGTCAGTATTCCCAGTAACCCGCTGCTGGACCAGCTGCCCAGTTACCAGTCTCTGCTGTACCGCAGGAAGCCGTCAGCAGGGGGCAGTGGGCGGGATCGCAGAAGGAGCACCTCTCGACAGCGAGTGGGATCATCCTCCAGCAGCAGGTGGGCGGGGTTCAGCACAGAGGCAAGGCTCCCAGACCCCACCCAACAACGGCCAGTCCGAGAACTACCAGTAAACATGAAGGAGAAGCGGCGCCTGGCCAG ATTGAGCTCACCATTCAGAAAGAATAACAGTCCAGAGACACCTGATGACACTATGAAAGAAAG ggaggaGCGACTAGAGCAGAGTAAAGACCTGAGCAGGTGGGAGCAGTTTCACCTGAGGAGACTACGATCCTGGAGGCGATTCAAAGACGAGAGCCACGAGGTGCTGTTAACATTGCAGCTCTGGAGAAAAGACATCCACACTATAGAAG GTAAATTTGGTACTGGAATACTGTCGTACTTCTCATTCTTGAGATTCCTAGTCCTTTTGAACTTTGTGATGTTTATCCTGATATTCGGCTTCATCACCCTGCCAGTTGTCATCTCCTCATATGGAGTTGGAAACAGCACCTACAGCTACACAGAAG TAAGCGATTGCACAACGTACCCTAGCAGCTCACGCCAAGGCCTGGTGATCTTCCATCAATACATAATAGACCTGCTCTCAGGAACG GGTTTTCTGGAGCAAACATACTTGTTCTATGGCTTCTATAGAGTCAGTACTGTGCACTTCACCAAGTTCATTTACAATGTTCCTCTGGCCTACCTGCTAGTGACCATCGGCTACCTCTTACTCAGTCTTCTCTGGATTGTTAAAAG ATCCGTGGAGGGGTTCAAACAGAATCTGGTCCAGGATGAAGATCACTTCCAAAGCTTCTGCAACAAGATTTTTGCTGGCTGGGATTTTTGCATCACAGATGAGAGTGCTGCTCGGCTGAAACACAGCAGTCTGCAGTACGAGCTGAAG ACAGACCTTGGGGAGGAGAGGATCAAGCAGAAGATTGCAGAGCGGACTCGCGCAGAGAGGGGCCGCATCTACCTGCTCAGACTGGTCCTCAATCTATTCGTTTTGGGAGTACTGGCAGGCTGCTTCTACGCCATCTACAGAGCCACCATTTACTCTCAGCAG GTAAAACCCCAAAACTTTATACTCGACCTGATCATGGAGTACCTGCCCTCCATTGTCATCACTCTAGCCAACTTCATCACCCCGCTGATCTTCGATGTGATCATCCAGTTTGAGGACTACACCCCTGCCTTTGAGATCCGCTTCACGCTCATGAG GTGTGTATTTGTCAGGCTGGCCAGTATCGGGGTCCTGCTCTTCTCCCTCTGGTCCCAGATCACTGACTGTGTGGAGCCCTGCCCTTGCGGGTACAACCACAAGCTCTACCCA TGCTGGGAGTCCCGTGTTGGCCAGGAGATGTACAAACTCATGATATTTGATTTTATCATCATTGCAGCTGTCACAATATTTGTAGAGTTTCCAAGAAA ACTCATCGTGACGCACTGCCCGTGTGCGCTGACGCAGTGGTGGGGTCAGCAGGAGTTTGCCATCCCACAGAACGTGCTGGAGATTGTTTACGGCCAGACAATCTGCTGGATCGGAGCATTCTACTGCCCCCTGCTGCCTGCCATTGGTACCATCAAGTATTTCATCATCTTCTACATCAAGAAG GTCTCTCTGATGCAGAACTGCCGCCCGTCGACTCGCCCTTTCCGGGCCTCCAGCTCCAACTTCTTTTTCCTGGCTGTGCTGCTGATCGGCCTAGCAGTGGCCTGCGTGCCTGTGGGAGTGAGCATTGCAGA GATCAACTCCTCCAAGGCATGTGGCCCCTTTGTGAACTACACCACCTCGTGGGCAGTGGTGCCTGACACCATAGACCAACTGCCCCCCGGCCTGCGCTCCTTCGTCCTTGGTATCGGCTCTGAGGCCTTTGCTGTGCCCTTCTTCGTGGTCGTCTG CATGGTCATGTTTTACTTCATCGCCCTGGCCGGAGCGCACAAGCGCGTTGTGAACCAGCTGAGAGAGCAGCTCGTCATG GAGGGGCGAGACAAGCGCTTCCTTATCCAGAAGCTGTACCAGGCTCAGAAAGAGTCCTGGATGTCTCCACACCACAGATCAGGTTCAGGAATCAGCCAGCCAAGGGGGTCAGACCAGCTGTCAGGGGTGTTCCTGGAGCAGCACACAGGGGCCAATATGACACACGCCTGA
- the LOC121331281 gene encoding transmembrane channel-like protein 7 isoform X2 has protein sequence MESDGAVFHSNTVSSPVSIPSNPLLDQLPSYQSLLYRRKPSAGGSGRDRRRSTSRQRVGSSSSSRWAGFSTEARLPDPTQQRPVRELPVNMKEKRRLAREERLEQSKDLSRWEQFHLRRLRSWRRFKDESHEVLLTLQLWRKDIHTIEGKFGTGILSYFSFLRFLVLLNFVMFILIFGFITLPVVISSYGVGNSTYSYTEVSDCTTYPSSSRQGLVIFHQYIIDLLSGTGFLEQTYLFYGFYRVSTVHFTKFIYNVPLAYLLVTIGYLLLSLLWIVKRSVEGFKQNLVQDEDHFQSFCNKIFAGWDFCITDESAARLKHSSLQYELKTDLGEERIKQKIAERTRAERGRIYLLRLVLNLFVLGVLAGCFYAIYRATIYSQQVKPQNFILDLIMEYLPSIVITLANFITPLIFDVIIQFEDYTPAFEIRFTLMRCVFVRLASIGVLLFSLWSQITDCVEPCPCGYNHKLYPCWESRVGQEMYKLMIFDFIIIAAVTIFVEFPRKLIVTHCPCALTQWWGQQEFAIPQNVLEIVYGQTICWIGAFYCPLLPAIGTIKYFIIFYIKKVSLMQNCRPSTRPFRASSSNFFFLAVLLIGLAVACVPVGVSIAEINSSKACGPFVNYTTSWAVVPDTIDQLPPGLRSFVLGIGSEAFAVPFFVVVCMVMFYFIALAGAHKRVVNQLREQLVMEGRDKRFLIQKLYQAQKESWMSPHHRSGSGISQPRGSDQLSGVFLEQHTGANMTHA, from the exons ATGGAGTCCGACGGGG CTGTGTTCCACTCAAACACTGTCAGCAGTCCGGTCAGTATTCCCAGTAACCCGCTGCTGGACCAGCTGCCCAGTTACCAGTCTCTGCTGTACCGCAGGAAGCCGTCAGCAGGGGGCAGTGGGCGGGATCGCAGAAGGAGCACCTCTCGACAGCGAGTGGGATCATCCTCCAGCAGCAGGTGGGCGGGGTTCAGCACAGAGGCAAGGCTCCCAGACCCCACCCAACAACGGCCAGTCCGAGAACTACCAGTAAACATGAAGGAGAAGCGGCGCCTGGCCAG ggaggaGCGACTAGAGCAGAGTAAAGACCTGAGCAGGTGGGAGCAGTTTCACCTGAGGAGACTACGATCCTGGAGGCGATTCAAAGACGAGAGCCACGAGGTGCTGTTAACATTGCAGCTCTGGAGAAAAGACATCCACACTATAGAAG GTAAATTTGGTACTGGAATACTGTCGTACTTCTCATTCTTGAGATTCCTAGTCCTTTTGAACTTTGTGATGTTTATCCTGATATTCGGCTTCATCACCCTGCCAGTTGTCATCTCCTCATATGGAGTTGGAAACAGCACCTACAGCTACACAGAAG TAAGCGATTGCACAACGTACCCTAGCAGCTCACGCCAAGGCCTGGTGATCTTCCATCAATACATAATAGACCTGCTCTCAGGAACG GGTTTTCTGGAGCAAACATACTTGTTCTATGGCTTCTATAGAGTCAGTACTGTGCACTTCACCAAGTTCATTTACAATGTTCCTCTGGCCTACCTGCTAGTGACCATCGGCTACCTCTTACTCAGTCTTCTCTGGATTGTTAAAAG ATCCGTGGAGGGGTTCAAACAGAATCTGGTCCAGGATGAAGATCACTTCCAAAGCTTCTGCAACAAGATTTTTGCTGGCTGGGATTTTTGCATCACAGATGAGAGTGCTGCTCGGCTGAAACACAGCAGTCTGCAGTACGAGCTGAAG ACAGACCTTGGGGAGGAGAGGATCAAGCAGAAGATTGCAGAGCGGACTCGCGCAGAGAGGGGCCGCATCTACCTGCTCAGACTGGTCCTCAATCTATTCGTTTTGGGAGTACTGGCAGGCTGCTTCTACGCCATCTACAGAGCCACCATTTACTCTCAGCAG GTAAAACCCCAAAACTTTATACTCGACCTGATCATGGAGTACCTGCCCTCCATTGTCATCACTCTAGCCAACTTCATCACCCCGCTGATCTTCGATGTGATCATCCAGTTTGAGGACTACACCCCTGCCTTTGAGATCCGCTTCACGCTCATGAG GTGTGTATTTGTCAGGCTGGCCAGTATCGGGGTCCTGCTCTTCTCCCTCTGGTCCCAGATCACTGACTGTGTGGAGCCCTGCCCTTGCGGGTACAACCACAAGCTCTACCCA TGCTGGGAGTCCCGTGTTGGCCAGGAGATGTACAAACTCATGATATTTGATTTTATCATCATTGCAGCTGTCACAATATTTGTAGAGTTTCCAAGAAA ACTCATCGTGACGCACTGCCCGTGTGCGCTGACGCAGTGGTGGGGTCAGCAGGAGTTTGCCATCCCACAGAACGTGCTGGAGATTGTTTACGGCCAGACAATCTGCTGGATCGGAGCATTCTACTGCCCCCTGCTGCCTGCCATTGGTACCATCAAGTATTTCATCATCTTCTACATCAAGAAG GTCTCTCTGATGCAGAACTGCCGCCCGTCGACTCGCCCTTTCCGGGCCTCCAGCTCCAACTTCTTTTTCCTGGCTGTGCTGCTGATCGGCCTAGCAGTGGCCTGCGTGCCTGTGGGAGTGAGCATTGCAGA GATCAACTCCTCCAAGGCATGTGGCCCCTTTGTGAACTACACCACCTCGTGGGCAGTGGTGCCTGACACCATAGACCAACTGCCCCCCGGCCTGCGCTCCTTCGTCCTTGGTATCGGCTCTGAGGCCTTTGCTGTGCCCTTCTTCGTGGTCGTCTG CATGGTCATGTTTTACTTCATCGCCCTGGCCGGAGCGCACAAGCGCGTTGTGAACCAGCTGAGAGAGCAGCTCGTCATG GAGGGGCGAGACAAGCGCTTCCTTATCCAGAAGCTGTACCAGGCTCAGAAAGAGTCCTGGATGTCTCCACACCACAGATCAGGTTCAGGAATCAGCCAGCCAAGGGGGTCAGACCAGCTGTCAGGGGTGTTCCTGGAGCAGCACACAGGGGCCAATATGACACACGCCTGA